The candidate division WOR-3 bacterium genome includes a region encoding these proteins:
- a CDS encoding Rrf2 family transcriptional regulator has translation MKLTTRTRYALRALVELAQQPEDQALSLAVIARRQRVKPKYLEQILFRLRRAKLIKGKKGPGGGFFLARDPKDIRLKEVLGAVGESTAPVQCVLGKADKYCSQNALCPMQECWRELKKQLDSFFNNYTLYDVCNNKNRNIKNKE, from the coding sequence GTGAAACTGACAACAAGGACCAGGTACGCCCTGAGGGCGCTCGTGGAACTTGCTCAACAGCCTGAAGACCAGGCACTGTCGCTTGCGGTTATTGCCAGGCGCCAGCGCGTAAAACCCAAGTATCTTGAGCAGATATTGTTCAGGCTACGACGGGCAAAATTGATCAAGGGCAAGAAAGGCCCTGGTGGCGGCTTTTTTTTGGCGCGTGATCCGAAGGACATAAGACTAAAAGAAGTCCTCGGGGCGGTTGGTGAATCCACAGCACCGGTTCAGTGCGTTTTGGGTAAGGCCGACAAGTATTGTTCTCAAAATGCACTTTGCCCGATGCAGGAATGCTGGCGAGAGTTGAAGAAACAGCTCGATTCGTTTTTCAATAATTACACGCTGTATGACGTGTGTAACAACAAAAATAGAAACATAAAGAACAAGGAGTAG